From the Chloroflexota bacterium genome, the window CAACTGCTGGCGATTGATGGAGAACGCCCGGAGGCGGGCGGCTTGCAGTTGAACCCGGCCAGTTAACTTTCAGGAGGTCATCATGATCGAAGCCGTCACTTCTCTCTTTTCAGCCTTCGGCCTCTCGGCCAGCGCCGGCCTCAATGCCTACCTGCCGCTGTTGATTGTGGCTCTGGCCGCCCGCTTCACCGACTGGTTCAAGCTCGCCCCGCCGTTCGACGCCCTCACCTCACCCTGGGCAATTGGCGTGCTGGTCGTTCTGCTGTTGATTGAATTCTTCGCCGACAAGGCCCCGGCGGTCAACCACCTCAACGATGCCATTCAAACCTTCGTCCGCCCGACGGCGGGCGCGATCCTCTTCGCCGCCAGCACCCAAACGGCCATACACGTGCATCCGGTGTTTATGATCATCCTGGGTCTGCTGGTGGCGGGCACAGTGCACACGGCCAAGTCGGCCATTGTTCGCCCGGCAGTGACGGCCACCACTGCCGGCATCGGTAATACGCCGGTCAGCATTCTCGAAGACATCGTGGCCGCCGTCATTTCGATTCTCGCCATCGTCCTGCCGGTGCTCATCAGCCTATTGATGATTTTGCTGACGGCCTTCATCATCTGGTGGCTGTGGCGGCGCAGGGCGGCCCGCCCGGCGCGAGCGTAGTTTTAATACGCGCCAGTTTATTCTGAGGTACACTTAGCGCCACACTCAAACTTTTTCAAGGAGACTTCTCAATGGACTCAGGAACCCCTTCACCCGCCCCGGCTAACAATCAACGCAATATCATTATTGGTGTCGTCGTAGCAGTTGTGTTGCTTTGCTGTTGTTGCTTGACTGCCATTGCCGCCTACTGGCTCTACCAAAACGGCGACGCGCTGTTGGGAACCACCAGCGGACTGGCCCGCCTGCTGAGCTAACCCGGCCTGCACTTCTTCAACACACAACCCTCTCCACGCCGAAGAGGGTTGTTGTGTTTAAAGGCGGGCAAACGGCCCTTCGCGCTTTGCCGCCAGCGCCCGCAATTCATTCAGGGCGGCGCGCGCGGCGGCAATTTCTTCGGCGGCGAGCGGCAACTCGGCAAACTCATCCTCGTCCAACACAAACTCTTTGCCCGACGGCTGAACGAAATAATCGAGCGCCAGGTCTTCGGCGTAAATGTGCGCGCCGTCAATGCTGGCCGGACGGGTGACGTTGCAATACCAGCCTTTGAATGAATCGTCTTGGGCGTCGTAAATGGCAAACACGTTGTACCAGTGGTCGGAATAAAAATATTCCACGAAGCGGTCGCCCGTCGTCAGCGTCACGTAGCCAAGCTCCATGCGCTCGCGCTCGAACCGCGCCTCCAACACCATCATATTCTGTGTGCGTTGCAGGACTTCGCCGGTGTAGGCAATCTTTTCTTTGCCAGTATGATCCAACTTGTGAACAGTGATCACCGTTTTCGGACTCCCTCGGCCCTGAGCAACATCACCACCTCATCTCCCGGTTGAGCCGCCAGCCCATTTTCAACCATCGGCCACTCCCCAACCTCTGTCTTAATTGTAGCCGCCTCTGTCACCCGGCCCTCGATCAACTTCCCCGGTCCCAAAAACTTCCGCACGAAGTCGTTTGCTGGCTGGCGATACACTTCAACGGTCGGCCCAATCTGCGCCACGTTGCCTGCTTGCAGAATCAGCGCCTGGTCGGCAATGCCGAAGGCTTCCTGCTGATCGTGAGTCACGTAAATCGCCGTCTGCCCGAAAGCGCGTAGCAGGCTTCGCAATTCGCCTGTCAACTGCTCCCTCAGCGCCCGGTCGAGCGCGCCCAGCGGCTCGTCGAGCATTAACAGGCGTGGCCGGGGCGCGAGGGCGCGGGCCAGCGCCACCCTCTGCGCCTCGCCGCCTGACAGGGTTTGTACGTCGCGCCGCTCGAAGCCTTTCAGCCCAACACGCTCCAACAGTTCGCTCACTCGCGCTTTGTCGTTCCCCTTCAGCCCAAAGCCCACGTTGTCGCCGACTGAGAGGTGGGGAAACAAAGCGTAATCCTGAAACATAAGACCAAAGTTGCGCTGGTGAGTCGGTTGCCCCTGAATCGACTCGCCGTCCCACAGCACGTCGCCGGAGTTAGAAGGAGTCAGCCCGGCGATAATTGACAGCAGAGTTGATTTGCCACAGCCCGACGGCCCCAGCACCGCCAGCACGTCGCCGGCCTTCACCGTGAACGAGACATTGTGGAGCGCCTGCACGGTGCCAAATGATTTCGAGAGGTTGCGAACTTCCAACATAAAATCTACCACGAAGGCACGAAGACACGAAGTGTCACAAAGAAAACTTGGTGATACTTTGTGCCTTTGAGTCTTTGTGGTGAAAATTCAAAACTCGGCCACACCCTTGAGCCGCGCGCGCTCGATGAGCAGGATGCTGGCCCCGCTGGTGAGCATGAGGATGACGCTCAGGGCGAGGGCGCGGCCAAAGTTGAGCGCGCCTGGTTTGCCGATGAACGAGTAGATAGCGAGCGGCACGGTTGGAAATTCGGGGCGGGTGAGGAGGGCGGTTGCGCCGAACTCGCCGAGCGAGATGGCGAAGGCAAAGGCCGCCGCCACCAGCGCCGCCCGTCCGATTAATGGCAAATCAATCCGCCGCCACACTTCGGCCTGGCTCGCGCCGAGCGTGGCCGCCGCCCCTCGCCACTGCGGGCGAATGCTCTGCCACGTGGGCAGGAGCGTGCGAACTACAAATGGAAATGCAATGAGCGTGTGCGCCAGCGGAATAAGAATTGGCGAGGCGCGCAGGTTGAACGGCGGCCGGCTGAAGGCAATGAGAAAGCCCAGGCCGAGGGTAACGGCTGAAGTGCCGAGAGGGAGCATGAGGAAGGGCTCGATCAGTTGGCTCCACCCCCCAACCGCTGTCGCGCCCCCTGACGGAACAGCACCGTCAGGAGAGGGGGAGTCGTTCGGGCGAGGGTTCGCTAACATCCACGCCGTCGGAAGACCCAACATCAACGAGAGCGCAACGGTGACAACGGCATATCGAGCCGAGTTTCCTACGGCGCTGATGGGCGTGTAAAAAAAGGCGGCTCCCCGTTCGTTTTCAAACAAGGCGTGGTAGTAGTCTAAGGTCAACCCGGTTTGAAACGCCCCGCGTTCCCCCTGATCAGCTTCCAGCTTTATGATGGAGCGGACGGTAAGCGCCGTGAGCGGCGAGAGTAGTAACACAAACAAGCCGGCGATGACGATGGCGGCCAATGTCTTTTGCTTGAGCGAGGTGAGTGGACGCTGGGTGAACTCAGTGGAACGCAAAGTAGCGGCGCGCGTGACACTGGCCGAGAAGCGGGTGTAGAGAATCGTCAGGGCGAGCGTGCAAGCCAGTTGCAGGAGCGAGAGCGCCGCCGCCGCCGGCAGGTTGAAGAAGGCGAAGGTCTGGCGATAAATCTCAACTTCGAGCGTGGCAAACCTGGGGCCGCCGAGGACAAGCACTACGCCGAAAGAAGTGAAGTCGAAGATGAAGACGAGCAGGGCGGCGGCGAACAAAGCGGGCGCCAGCAGAGGCAGGGTGACGGTGGCAAATGCGCGGAGAGGACTCACGCCCAGAGTCCGGGCGGCTTGAGAGAGGCGCGGGTCGAGGTGGCTCCAGTAGTCGCCGACCAGGCGGATGACGATGGTGGTGTTGTAGAAAACGTGGGCCAGGACGATGGCGGCCAAACCGGAGAGAGTCAATGCCGGCAAGTTGAGCACGGCCAGTCCCAAATTGATCCAGCCGCGCTCGCCAATCAGGGCATTGAATCCGGCGGCGACGACGAGCGTGGGCATGACGAAAGGCACGGCGGTGAGGGCGCGCAGAAGACTCTTGCCGCGAAAGCGATGGCGGCCTACCAGGTACGCGCCCGGCAGGCCGACGAGGAGCGTGGCAATAGTAGACAGCGTTGCTTGCCAAAATGTGAAGCCGACGACGCGCCAGGTGTTCGAGTCGGCGAGCGTTGCCAACATGCCGTCGCCGCCGCTCAGGCCGATGATGGTTGCCATCGGGTAAACGTAGAACAGGGCGAAGAAGGCGAGCGGCAGGAGCCAGAGATAGCGAAACATGAGAAGAGAGAAGAGAGAAGAGAGACGCTTCTCTCTTCTCTCCTCTTTTTACTTTACGACGATCTCCGTCCACTCCCTGATCAGCGCCTCGCGTTTGTCGGCGATGATCTGCGGGCTGAGGCTGACGGGCGACTCGACGGTGGGCGTGTACTTCACGAACACGTCGGGCAGTGTTGCCGACGGCAGGGCCGGGTAGACGAACATGTTGAGCGGCATGTCTTCCTGAAACGTCTTGCTCAACATGAAGTCAATCCACTTCTCGGCCAGGCCACGGTTCTTCGTGTCTTTGAGAATGCCCACGAACTCAATTTGCCGGAAGCACGACCCGGCGCTGGCGACGCTGGCCGTCGGCGAGTCACTCAACGGCTGGCTGGCGAAGAAAACTTCGGCGGGCGGGCTGGAGGCATACGAGACGACGATGGGGCGCGGCCCTTTGCCGCTCGACCCACTGAAGTCGGTGTAGTAAGCCGTCTCCCAGTCGGCGGCAACTTTGACATCGTTCTCGCGCATGGCCGCCCAATAATCGCCGAAGCCTTCGTCGCCGAAGGCAGACCAGGCGGCAAGGACGAAAGCCAGACCGGGGGAGGACGTGGCCGGGTCTTCGACGACGGTCAGACCTTTGTACTCCGGCCGGGTGAGGTCGGTGAGGCCGCCGGGTGGCGGGAGACCTTTTTCTGCAAAGTAGGCTTTGTCGTAGTTCAGGCACACGTCACCGTAATCCACCGGCAGAGCGCGATTCTCGTCGTCCAGTTTGAGAGCGGCGGGAATCTCAGCCAGGGCCGGAGCGTCGTAAGCTTCAAACAGTTCTTCGTCGAGGGCGCGAGAGAGCAAGGTATTGTCCACTCCGTAAAGCACGTCGGCCAGCGGCGCGCTCTTGTTGAGGATAGCTATATTCAGCATCATGCCTGCGTCGCCCGACTTGAGCACCGTCACCGTGACGTTGTTGGCCGACTCGAATTCTTTCAGCACCGAGTCGGTGACGGTGAACGAGTTGTGCGTCATCACCGTGAGCGAGCGCGGCCCGGCAGGCGCGACGCAGGCGGCGAGGAGCAAAGTTAGAGTTAGAGTGAGGAGTGAGAGTTTTTTGGACATGGAGTCTCCTGAAATGAACAACCCGCAGGGGGCTGTGCCTGAGACAATGAACAATGAGCAATGAAGAAATCCGTTCAATCAGGTAAATCCGTTGACCCTGATTGTCACACAAATCAAAAGCCCTTTGGTCAAAGCAACAGTGACCTGCGGCTCAATCATCACGTTGCTAATGCCGCGCGTGGAGCCGAAGTTCAACGTTTCGCCGCTCAGCGGATATTCGAGACCGGAGGTGGTGATGCCGCTGGCGTCGCCGCCGACGGGGATCAGAGAGATGGTATCCCCGGCAGTGCCGGCGAAGGTCAGTTCGCCCGGCCCGCGCAGCAAGCTGATCTCTTGAGTTCCATCAAGCAGGCGAATGCGAGTTGAGGACAGTGCGGGCCAGGCGAGCAGGAGCAAATTAGCAAGCGTCTGATCCCAGCGCCCGCCCAGCGCGCCGAGAACGATAATGTCGTCTGCGCCTCCGGTCAGCGCAAAGTCGAGCGCGAGTTCCAGGTCGGTTTGGTCTTTGCGGGCCGGGTGGCGGATGATGCGCGTCCCGGCGGCTTCGAGCGCGGTCAGATCAGTGGGCGCGAGTGAGTCGAAGTCGCCGATGAGGATGTGAGGGAGAACACCAAGAGCGAGACAGTGTTTGGCCCCGCCGTCGGCGGCGATGATGGTGTCGGTCGGTTGGACGACGGCGCGGGCGGCGTCTAAATCTTGGAGTTCGCCGTTGGCAAAAATGACAGTGCGTATGCTTCGCAACAAAACACCCTCCGCCGGGGAGGGTGTGAATGCAAAAGGCTATCAGCTTCCCTCCGCCGGCATTATCCGGATCAGGTTCGCGGGTCGCAGAGTGGGTCTCTGCCTCTCAGCCTGGACGTTACCAAGCTCCCCGTGGTTGGTTTGTTATGCCTGCATGATAGCAAGCGCGGACATGAGTGTCAAGAAGATATTTTAGCCTCAGCCCGGCTCAGCCATTCGTTGACTTTGGCGTTCACAGAGGACTTTGCCCGTCTTCAAAATGTGGTTGAGAAAAGAATGGCGGTCTTTGACACAGGCTTGCACTTCAGCCGGAGTATAGGCCAGAATGTCAACCGGAAAGGTGCGCGGACGCAGAGCGCGGCTGATCAGTTCCTGGCGCTTGTCGCGGCGCAAGTCTGATTCGAGGATCACCAGTAAATCAAAGTCGCTCTGTTCGGTGGCCTTGCCAGCCGCCTGCGAGCCAAACAGCACGATTTTCTCAGGCCGGATGCGCTCGACCAGAGTTTGGGTGATTTGATGTAGGTGTTGTTCCTGTTTGGCAGTCATTAGAGGAAGGTTGCTCTGCTCAAATCATACCACCGAATGAAATTGAAAGGCGACAGCCGCCGAAGAATGACCGGCGGTTGAAGTGACGATAAATAGGAACATCCCGAAGGCGCAAAGCAAACCTTCGGGATGTTTCATAAATAATGGAGCGTCAAGAGAAAATCCACCTCTTTGCATTATGTTTTTATCCGTGTCACCTTGTCACTCGTAAACCACACATATCTCTGGTTGCCACGTTGAGCACCATACACCCACCGTTCTTTTATATTCTCTGCTGTAACTTCTTTATCATCCACTACTGTTGGGTTTCCCCAAGACAATGCTACCATCTCTTTTGTCATTCCCACAGCTATCTGCTTTTTCCGTATAAGAGCCGCAAATTCAGTTCCGAATTTTGACTCTATATCTTTGATACGAGTAGCCCGCTGTCGAGATCTTATGATCCTCATAGCGAGAAAAACGACTACTAACAGCGGAATGCCAAAAAAACACAAGCCGGCGATACATAGAGTTGCCATATCCTGACTGTTCATAATGCTTTCCCTCCAGTATTTGCTTTTGATACAAAAGAAACGGTTACTAACCCACGATCCACTCGGCTTGACGAGCATATCTCAGTTTGCGGTCATTTACCTCATCCTCCGCTTCCACTCATCCTTCAACTCCAAACTCGTCAAATCTTTGGCTTCGAGGAAGTCGGCCACCAGGCGGCTGAACTTGGGCGGGTCGTCGAGCATGGGGAAGTGCTTGCCGTCTTCAAACGAGATGTGGTGCAGGTTGGGCTTGCCGCCGTTGAACCACTCCTCGAGCGGCGGGGTGATGGCGGCGTCTTTGTCGCCGTTCACCAGCAAAGTAGGAGCATTCGTCCCGTTGAGTTCGGCCATCAGGTCGGTCGCGCCGATGTATTCCATTGATTTTTGAATCACCGCCGGGTCGAGCTTGTTGGTTTCGGTAATGACTTCGGCAGAGCCGGGGCCTTTGCCCACCAGCCAGTCGAGCAGAGACGGCACGTCCGACGACGTAAAGCGAGGATTGATGGATGTCTTGTTGAACGGCGTGCCAATCGTCATCAGCTTCACCACCCACTCCGGGTGCTGGGTGGCAAAGCGCAGGGCCACCACGCCGCCCAGCCCGTGGCCGACGAGGGCCAGCTTGGCCACGCCGAGGGTATCCATGAATTTGGTGATCAGTTCAGCCTGAGTGTCGAGGTTGTAATACATCGGCTTCTTGCCGGAGTCGCCGAAGCCCCACAAATCTATAGCGTAGGTGCGGTAGCGGGCCGAGACGGCCTGCATCGTCGGAATCCAGTAGCGCCACGAGCCGAGCCAGCCGTGGATGAACAAGACGCCGGGGCCGCGCCCCAGCACCTCGTAATGGACTACATCGTCGTTGACGACAATGGCGCTCATCGTATCCTAAGAACCATATAACCCATGCACTCTAATCCGCCCCTATCTTTGGTTCCAGGTTGCCCCTGGTTCTGCTGGGGCGCTTCCCCTGAAGAATCAAAGGTAAACAAAGAACAAAGGGACTTAGCGGATTAGAGCGTTCCACTTCTCACTCCGTCTTCTGCCCCAGAATTTCAGCCACGCGCTTGATCAATTGATCGGGCGCGAAAGGTTTGAGAATGTAATCGGCTGCGCCGACCTCGAGGCCGGTTTGAATCTCGCTTTCCTGGCCCTTGGCCGAAAGGAATACGACCGGGACGTCTTTGAGCTTGTCGTCGGCCTTCATGTGGCGGCAGGCCTCGTAGCCCGTCATCTTGGGCATGCGCACGTCCATCAAGATCAGCTCCGGGATGGACTCGCGCGCCGCCGCCAGCGCCTCTTCGCCGTTGGCGGCAGACAGCACCTCGTGCCCGGCGTAGCGCAGGGTAAAGGTAATCAGCTCCCGGATGTCGCGTTCGTCTTCAGCAATCAGTATTTTCGCCATAGCAATTCCCCGTTCTCAACTGGCAATTTCTAATTTCTCCGGCGCAAGTTTCAGGCGCAAATGGAACGTGCTGCCTTTCCCCGGCCCCTCGCTCTCGGCCCAGATGTGGCCGCCGTGCATTTCCACCAGGCGTTGAACAATGTTCAACCCCAGCCCGGTTCCGGCAGAAGCCAGCACCAGCGGGTCTTCGCCCCGGTAGAACCGTTCAAAAATGCGGCCCAACTCCTCCTCGGTCATCCCGATGCCGTTGTCTTTAACGCTAACTTGAACGGAGTTGGCGTCGCAATGGGCCGACATGACGAGGGTGCCGCCGGGGTTGGTGTAGGTGAAAGCGTTGTCGGCCAGGTTGGTGACAATTTGCGCCAGGCGCTCGCGGTCGGCCAACACCGGCGGCAGGTCGGGTGGGATGTTAGTGATCACCGTCATGGGCCGGTTCTGGGCGGTGATGCGGCCCTGCACGTGGTTGGCCGCGTCCCGGATCACGTCGGCGATGGACACCGGAGTCAGCTTGAACTCTACCTTGCCCGACTCGATCTTGGACACGTCAAGCAGATCGTCCACCAGAATTCGCAGACGGTCGGCGTTGGATTTGATCACTTCGAGGGCGCGGCCCTGATCTTTGTTGACAGGCCCGACCGCGCCCATGAGCAACAAGTCGGCGTAGCCTTTGATGGCCGTCATCGGCGTTCGTAGTTCGTGGCTCACCGTCGTCACAAATTCCGTCTTGAGCCTGTCCACTTCCACTTCGCGGGTGATGTCACGGAAGATGGACACCGAGCCGAGATATTCGTCGGTGGAGGTGACCGGCGAAAGCAGAATGGCGACGATGCGTTTGTCGTCGAGTTCGATGCGCTCGGCGATGGCGTCGCCCGGCTGATAGCTGGATGGATCGTTGCTCCAATGATTGATGGCCTCGGCCAGCTTGCGCGCCCCGGAGCCGTAGAGTCCCATGAAGTCGCCCACCACCCGCGAGAGAACGTCTTCGCGGGTGAGTTTGAGGATGCGCTCGGCGGTGGCGTTGAAGAGGATGATCCGCCCGTCGGGGTCGGTCACCATCACGCCATCACCCACCGACTCAAGGATGGCCCGGCTCTTGGAGGCTTCCACCTGATTGGCGCGCAACATGCCGCCCAGCCGTTCAGCCTGATCGCGAATGAGGCGATAGAGTTCGGCGTTGTTGATAGCCGAGGTGACCTGGTTGGCGGCGGCGGCCACCAGCCGCAGTTGGTCATCGCTGAAGGCGTTCCTCTCGTTGCTGTAGAAGATCATCGCGCCCAGCGCGTCTTCGCTGGAGATGAGGGGCACGCAGATGGCCGAACGGTGGTCAGGCGTTTGAGGCCGTTTGATCCAGCGCTCGTCTTCGTCCAGGTCGGGAACGATGATGGCTTGCCGGTTCTTAATCACCCAGCCGGCCAGGCCCTCGCCGCGCCGGAAGGGAGCCACCTGCCCGCCGGGCGGGAGCTGGAAGTTGACGCCCAGGGCGGCGCGATAAACAAGCTGGTCGGATTGCGGGTCGAGCAGGAAGAGGCCGCCCTGAGTGCCGCCGATCACTTCGTTCACCAGGCTGAGGGCGCGGGTGAGCACGCGGTCGAGATCAAGGTTGGCCGAGAGTTCGTTGGTGATGCGCAGAAGCGTTTCCACCCGGTCACGCTCTTTCTCCAGGTCGGTGGTGCGCTCGGCCACGCGCCGTTCCAGGTCGAGGGCATAGGTTTGGACGGTGGAGAACAGGCGGGCGTTGTCGAGGGCGATGGCCATCTGGTTGCCCACCTGCGAGAGCAGGCGCAGTTGCGATTCGGTGAAGTAGTAGGGTTGCTCGCTCTGCACCGAGAGCACGCCGGTGGCCGCGCCGCGCACGATGAGGGGCACACCCAGCCAGGCGCGATACTTAGCCTCGGTGGAGTAGCCAATGGCCACAGCAGTGCTGTCGCGCTCCAGATCGCCGATCATCAACGGCTGTTGGGTGTTAAGCACGTACTCGCTGAAGGTGTTGCCAGTCCGGGCCAGCAGGCTCGGCCCGCGCCGCTCTCCACGCTCTACCATTTCCACCGTCATCTCGTCGCTGTCGGTCAGCATGGTCAGCGACACCGAGTCCACCTGCAAGAGTCGCTGGACGTTGTCGAAGAGGTAATTCGTCAAACGGTGCAGGTCGAGTTCCTGCAGGGCGGTCACGCCCAGATCGTAAAGGGCCGAAAGCTCGGCGCTGCGCTGGCGGGTCTCAGACAACAGCCTGATCTTTTCGATGGCAACGGCCAACTGGCTGGCGATGGTGGACAAGATGCGCTCGTGCCCGGCGTTGAAGGCGTTTTCGTATTTGAGGTCTTGCACGGCCAGGACGCCGATCACGCGGTCCCCGGCCAGCATGGGCACGCCGAGGTAAGACCGGGCGCGGCTGTCGCCGGTGTGGATAGCGCCAAGTTCTTCCAACTTGACGCCAATGTCTCCGGTGAGCAATAGCGATTGCCGCGTTTGAATAATGTAGTTGGAGACGCCAACCGGTTCGTGGGGCGTCACTTCGGCCAGCTTGCCGTCATCGTAAAACATCGGGAAGGTGAGCAGGTTGCGAGTCGGATCGTAGAGCGCCAGATACAAATTCTGGGTGTTGAGCATTGCCCCAAGTTGCTCCGGCAGAGAGGCGAACAACTCGTTGAGGTCGGTGGCGGCGGTGATCACCCGCGAGACCTGGTTGATGGCGCTCAGTTCCGACAGGCGCAGTTGGGTCTCGTCGTAGAGCCGGGCATTTTGAATGGCAACGGCAGTCTGGTTGGCAATGGTCTGGGCCAGTTCGATCTCGCCCGGCTGGAAGCGGCCACGCTCGCCTTGATCGACGGTGAGACTGCCGAGCAATTGGCCGCCGGCGATGAGGGGAACGATGAGGGCCGATTTGACCCGCCTCTGCAGGAGCATCTGGCGGGCCTGTTCGGCCAGCAGTTCGGTGTGGAGAACGTCGTCAATCATCACCGGGGCCAGCGTTTCGCGCAGGCGATCCACCAGCGGGTTGTTGGCGAGCGGAATGGTGACGATGGCGGTTTGAGCCGAGCGGTTGACGGGGAACTCGGCCAGCACGTTGCCAACGCCGGCCCCTTCGTCGTAGATGATGGCCCCGACTCGCGAAATCTCCAGGGCCTTGCTCATCTCGCGAACGGCGATCTCAAGGATGCGGTCGAAGTCGAGGGTGGTGTTGAGCGAGGTGGAGATGCGGTTGAGCAGGGCCAGCCGTTGCGAGCGGTCGTTGAGTTCAAGGGCGCGCTTGACGCTTTCTTCAAAGAGGCGGGCGTTGTCGAGGGCGACGGCGGCCTGGTTGGCAAAGGCCATGGAGAGCACGGCGTGGTTGGCCGAGTAGAAGCCCACTTCCACTTTATCGAGGGCCAGCAGGCCGAGCACCTGGCCTTTGCTGATGAGGGGCGTGCCCAACCAGGAGCGGGTGCGGCTGATGATGCCGGCCGGGAACCGGTCGTCGCGCCGCACGTCGGGCACGATGATGGTTTGTTGAGCCTCCGACAGGTCTTTGAAGAGGCGGCTGTCTTCCACTTGCACCATCAGGCCGATCTGCTCGGTGTTGTTCTCAAAGCCGCGCGCTCCGGCCACGATCAGGAAGTCCTCTTCGTGAATCCAGAGGGTGGCGCTGTCGTAAGGGATGACGCGGCCCACCTGTTCGAGCACCAGGGTGATCACGTCTTCCTGGCGCAAGGTGGACGAGATGACGCGCGAGACTTCGGTGAGGGCTTGCAGTTGAGTGGCGCGTTCGCGCACGTCGGCTTCGAGGCGGGCCTGGGCGGTCACGTCTTCCACCAACAGCACCACGCCCGTCACTTGTCCCTCGCGCCGCAGTGGGTAGCCGTAGAAGTTGCTGACGATGGAAGAGCCGTCGGAAGCCGCGTCGCGGATGACGATGCGGTCAATCGGCTGGCCGGCGGTGACGGCCCGTTGAACCGCGTCGGCCAGACCGAGGTCACGGTAGATCGAGCGGAAGTCGAAGAGGTTCTGGCCGATCAGTCCGTCCGTCCAACCGAACGTCTGCCGCATCCAGCCGTTGAGGCTGAGCACCTTGCCCTGAGTGTTGAGGACGACCAGGCCCTGTTGCAGGGACTCAAACACGGAGGCGCTGAAGGCTTGCAGTTCCTGGGTTTCGGCCACGAGCCGGGTGTTCTTGGCGAGTTGCTCATTGGTTTCCGCGTCGAGGCGGATGTTTTCGACGCCGACGCCGATCTGGTTGGCCAGGATGGTGAACAGGTCAATGTCTTCGTTGGTGAACGGGCTTTGGGTTGATTGACTGCCCACCAGGCCAACGCCGATCAGGCGGCCACTGATAAAGATGGGCAGGGCAATGAAGGAGCGCAGTTCGAGCGCCTGAATGAATTTAGACTCGCCCCAGCCGCGCTGGCCGAGGTCGCGGGCCAGGAGAGGCGTGTTCAGTTCGACGATCTGCGAGAGCGGGTTGAGCCAGCCGAGCAAGGCGTTGAGATCGTTTTGCGGATGGATGTTCCCGGCCTGGGTTACCACTTGCAGGCCGTTGCCGTTGCGCAGGAGAGCGATGAGGCACACGTCGAGGGCCATCTCGCGGACGGTGGCTTCGGTGACTCGTTGCAGGAAGGCGATTTCGGTCTTGGCCTCGGCGGCCTCGCTGGCGATGCGGTGCAGGGCCAACAGGCGCTTGGCGCGCTGTTCGGTCTGCTCGATGAGGTTGCTGAGTTCGATCTCTTTGCGGGTGAGGGCGCGCGAGACGGCGTCGAGGTCGCGATACGACTTTTGCAGCTCGGCCAGGCCGTTGCTCAGTTCGGCGGCGCGGTGCTCGGCCTCGTCGTAGAGACGCGCGTTTTCGATAGCCAGCGCCGCCTGGTTGGCAAAGATTTCAACCGTTTCAATCGTGAGTCGATCCGGGGCGCGGCCATTGCGCGGATCGTCGAGGCTCATGATGCCCAACGATTGACCGCCAGAGCCGATGAGGGGCACAAACAAGAAATCGTCCTGGTGCCACTCGCCGGGTTTAGTGGCAGGCACGTTGCGAGGCACCAGACCGGATTCGACATTTTGCAGTTCGGGCGGCGTGCGGTCGTGCGGAATGTAGTACGACTGGCTGACGCGGAACTCCGTCTGGAAAGCGACTTCGTAGATCGGCCAGGGCGCGGGGTTGTTCTTGAGGCGCTCAAAAGTGGCGATGGGCACGCCGGCGGCGGCGATGCGTTGGGCCAGGTTGGTGTCCGGGTCGAGGACACTG encodes:
- a CDS encoding GAF domain-containing protein, with product MMRETAQLNLLRTDERSGRSLAALNEISKTISASLDLEVTVNNILQTVSRIMDYHLGEVNLWDAEAGVLRPRARAGDRSYTISIDRDTPSHRIDQGYSGWIARNKKPLLISDVEQSPELLPEPGTEDFPFQSIIGAPLLYGLDQELVGTLELASYDVNTYTEQDISLLELLAGPAAIAIRNAQRYTQQETRVAELSGLAQVAQTGLALGDPRELFATLTARIAKLMNVQLCGFLLYDESQQALVSQPPFHGSVPEAFLELYRIPLTPDSHAARLWRDEDHWYSNNVFDDPMVAEIGLKEIAESVGVRATLLVPLIVGGNRLGIVQVSNKLSNTPFTEDDARLLRIFAGQAAVLIDNARLVREAEERLKRAEVLRNISEIAGSARSLEEIYREVMARTAQLLRADMGIVLLLDEAKGEFLPQPGSQFGGDVAEAEFARLKVDDPSFRFSVAVTRRPFYSRRASHDRRIPDIYQRTLRHFGVESVIAVPLTVQDHSIGEVLLGARREYQFTRADLDLAATIAAQLASAIERERLASATDDTLRRRIDQLTSLTRVGRELNQTLELERILQSVYNEAIRATSADCGSIVLLDIEAAPLKARMRLGQHTETTGLNLLEVEAASSGASRIVPDLLAPDALGNVHADPAVAAAPVAHEGVRSILIMPVIYQGYTVGVIELHSRKVNGFDQAMLDFSQALAAQAAIAVGNAQRYQEQLQRGELLRLRADQLSQLLQISRTVRSDKPLAENLESIAFGLQEAVGYNVVLISVLDPDTNLAQRIAAAGVPIATFERLKNNPAPWPIYEVAFQTEFRVSQSYYIPHDRTPPELQNVESGLVPRNVPATKPGEWHQDDFLFVPLIGSGGQSLGIMSLDDPRNGRAPDRLTIETVEIFANQAALAIENARLYDEAEHRAAELSNGLAELQKSYRDLDAVSRALTRKEIELSNLIEQTEQRAKRLLALHRIASEAAEAKTEIAFLQRVTEATVREMALDVCLIALLRNGNGLQVVTQAGNIHPQNDLNALLGWLNPLSQIVELNTPLLARDLGQRGWGESKFIQALELRSFIALPIFISGRLIGVGLVGSQSTQSPFTNEDIDLFTILANQIGVGVENIRLDAETNEQLAKNTRLVAETQELQAFSASVFESLQQGLVVLNTQGKVLSLNGWMRQTFGWTDGLIGQNLFDFRSIYRDLGLADAVQRAVTAGQPIDRIVIRDAASDGSSIVSNFYGYPLRREGQVTGVVLLVEDVTAQARLEADVRERATQLQALTEVSRVISSTLRQEDVITLVLEQVGRVIPYDSATLWIHEEDFLIVAGARGFENNTEQIGLMVQVEDSRLFKDLSEAQQTIIVPDVRRDDRFPAGIISRTRSWLGTPLISKGQVLGLLALDKVEVGFYSANHAVLSMAFANQAAVALDNARLFEESVKRALELNDRSQRLALLNRISTSLNTTLDFDRILEIAVREMSKALEISRVGAIIYDEGAGVGNVLAEFPVNRSAQTAIVTIPLANNPLVDRLRETLAPVMIDDVLHTELLAEQARQMLLQRRVKSALIVPLIAGGQLLGSLTVDQGERGRFQPGEIELAQTIANQTAVAIQNARLYDETQLRLSELSAINQVSRVITAATDLNELFASLPEQLGAMLNTQNLYLALYDPTRNLLTFPMFYDDGKLAEVTPHEPVGVSNYIIQTRQSLLLTGDIGVKLEELGAIHTGDSRARSYLGVPMLAGDRVIGVLAVQDLKYENAFNAGHERILSTIASQLAVAIEKIRLLSETRQRSAELSALYDLGVTALQELDLHRLTNYLFDNVQRLLQVDSVSLTMLTDSDEMTVEMVERGERRGPSLLARTGNTFSEYVLNTQQPLMIGDLERDSTAVAIGYSTEAKYRAWLGVPLIVRGAATGVLSVQSEQPYYFTESQLRLLSQVGNQMAIALDNARLFSTVQTYALDLERRVAERTTDLEKERDRVETLLRITNELSANLDLDRVLTRALSLVNEVIGGTQGGLFLLDPQSDQLVYRAALGVNFQLPPGGQVAPFRRGEGLAGWVIKNRQAIIVPDLDEDERWIKRPQTPDHRSAICVPLISSEDALGAMIFYSNERNAFSDDQLRLVAAAANQVTSAINNAELYRLIRDQAERLGGMLRANQVEASKSRAILESVGDGVMVTDPDGRIILFNATAERILKLTREDVLSRVVGDFMGLYGSGARKLAEAINHWSNDPSSYQPGDAIAERIELDDKRIVAILLSPVTSTDEYLGSVSIFRDITREVEVDRLKTEFVTTVSHELRTPMTAIKGYADLLLMGAVGPVNKDQGRALEVIKSNADRLRILVDDLLDVSKIESGKVEFKLTPVSIADVIRDAANHVQGRITAQNRPMTVITNIPPDLPPVLADRERLAQIVTNLADNAFTYTNPGGTLVMSAHCDANSVQVSVKDNGIGMTEEELGRIFERFYRGEDPLVLASAGTGLGLNIVQRLVEMHGGHIWAESEGPGKGSTFHLRLKLAPEKLEIAS